Within Bacillus sp. FJAT-45350, the genomic segment CAAGTTGATGTTGAAGAATTAGATGAAGTGATCAGGCATGTTAGTCAATTCGGTTTAAACAAACTAGAAAGTTCACCACCTACATTAGAGGATTTATTTATGCGTCATTATGAGAATGTAGGAGGCGAATAACCAGTGTGGATGCAAACAGGAAGTATGATACGCTTCATAGTACGACGTGATCGAATCCGAATAACCACTTGGTTAATTGCATTGATAGCAATTACCGTTATTACAGCTTCGGCTTTTACTGGTTTATATCAATCAGATGCAGAAAGACAGGCAATTGCTGAAACAATGAAAAATCCTGCAATGATCGCAATGGTTGGTCCAGGATACGGATTGGATGATTATACTGAAGGACCAATGATGGCACATCAAATGTTATTATTCACTGCAATTGTAGTAGCGATTATGAGTATTTTACTCGTTACACGACATACTCGAGAAGAGGAGGAAGAAGGTCGAGTAGAATTAGTTAGATCTCTCCCGGTCGGTCGACTTGCAAATATAAGTGCAACAATAATTGTTTTATTCTCTATCAATACGCTATTAGCTATAATGATTGGATTTGGTCTTTTTAGTTTACAGTTAGAAAGCATGGATTTAGCTGGCTCCCTATTATATGGAGCAGCATTAGGAGCTACAGGTTTTTTCTTTACATCTATTACTTCGCTATTTGCACAACTATCGGAAAACTCTAGAGGTACGATTGGTTTTTCATTTGCAGTATTGGGAGGAGCCTATCTGATTCGAGCTGTTGGTGATGTTAGTAATGAAGCTTTATCTTGGCTTTCTCCATTAGGGTGGATTGTTAAATCAGAGGTATATGTCAATAATTACTGGTGGCCTATCATATTAACAATAGTTTTTTCCATAATACTAGCGGGTATTGCTCTTAAATTAAACGAAATACGTGATGTAGGATCAGGGTTTTTAGCAGCTAAACCAGGGAAAAAGTATGCCTCACCTCTTTTACAAAGTCCTATCGGGTTAGCCTTTCGATTACAACGTACAAGTATCATATCTTGGGCAATAGGTATGTTTGTGTTAGGTCTGACGTATGGTTCGGTATTGGGAGATTTAGAATCCTTTTTTGCAAATAATGAAATGCTACAAAACATGTTAACTCCTGTAGAAGGGTATTCATTAACGGAACAATTTTTGACTATGTTGATGGCAGTTATATCAATGATGTGTACTGTCCCTGCTTTGTTGTTTATGCTAAAGCTTCGCTCAGAGGAGAAAAAGAACCGTACTGAAAACTTGTTAACTAGAGCAGTATCAAGAAATAAATTAATAGGGAGTTATTTATTCCTTTCTGTTTCATTTGGTTTTGTCATGTTATTTCTTGCTTTACTTGGATTGTGGTCAGCAGGATCACTAGTGATGGAAGAGGCTATTTCTTTCACAGTTATATTTAAAGCAGCAATGATTTATTTACCAGCTATTTGGATTATGACTGGCATAACTGTATTACTTATTGGTGTTTTTCCTAAACTTATTAATATTAGTTGGCTTTATTTAGGATATTCATTTTTGGTTGTCTATTTAGGGGGCTTACTAGACTTTCCTGATTGGTTAGGAATGTTATCGCCATTTGGACATGTACCTCAGTATCCAGTGGAAGAGATTTCGATAGTTAAGCTGTTCATCATAACTTCTATTGCGATAGCACTATGTATCGTTGGATTTACTAGCTATAAAAATCGTGACCTTGAAGGGTAAATCAAGATAGGTCTCAGGATAAGTAATAGCCCATTGAAAAAAAGCATGCAATTCGCTTTTTCAGTGGGCTTTTGGTATTGCTTAGCGTAAATATAGGTAGTTCAATGTGGATAAATGAAAGCAAATTCCTCTTTGCGGATTTTATTCTTCAGTATTGAGATTCAACTGCCATATGACGCCAAACTTATCAGTGACTTGCCCATAGCATTTACTCCAAAATGTCTCTTGAAGCTCCATGCCAACGTTTCCGCCTTCTTTAATTTTATCGAAATAAGATTGAATATCTTCTTTGTTTTTACTTACCACCGCAAGACTTATATTGTTTCCCGTAACAAATGGAGTCCCTGGGAATGTATCAGAAAACATAACGGTACTTCCATTTATCGTTAGTCGTGCGTGCATGATTAAATTCTTGGCTTCTTCTGGTAAAGGGTATTCAGGATTCGGTGGAGAATCTCCAAATATCATAATTTGTGGTACTTCTGTTTTGAAAACATCTGAATAAAATTCTACTGCTTCACGGCAATTCCCATTAAAAGTAAGGTACACATCAATAGCCATAAAAAAATATCATTAAAAAATGATTTATCACAAGTTTATCCAAAATGTTTCATAAACAAAAGTTTTTACTTATACCATCATTCATTTTTAATAATTTGACTATACTTATTAAACTGAATTGAGGTGGCCTTACTCGAAAAAACTTATAAAGTCATACGAAAAAGGCAAGTACAGAAATTGTACTTGCCAACAACAATGTGAAACAGATACTTATTGAATAGCTAAGGCTCCACTCATAGAATGTATTCTTAATTTATTGTTTATCGTAGAAGTGATTTTTTTTATTAAGAAGACGATTCTCATTATCCTAAAAAACAAGGCTGGAAATAAGTGAAGTACTATGCTCAAAGGAATCCCTCCACATTGAAGTATAGTGCTTATTAAAAACACTATTACTATTGTTTACAAAATGTAAACTAATTATAGCTATTTTTAAAAAGTTTTATATAGATAGTTTATGTATTGTCTTTTCCTATTTGGGACATATTATTTTAGATGTTAGGAGGTTTCCTTATGGAAGATAAATCAAGTATACGTTTAACCGCTGCTGAAATGTCTACATTGTGGACACAGTATATTAACGATACACTAGCAACTTGTATGAATACATATTTTTTAGAAAAAGTAGAGGACGAGGAAGTACGTCCAATCATTGAATATACATTAAATGAAGCTAAAGAAAATCTGTCTCTCATGAAAGAGATATTTACAAAAGATAACTTCCCTATCCCAATAGGATTTACAGAGCAAGACGTTAATCCCGAAGCTCCGAAGCTTTTCTCTGATACATTCATGCTTGTGTATTTACGACATATGTCTATCCTCGCTTTGGCAGCAAGTAGTGCAGCACTAGGACTAGTAACACGTCCTGATGTAGTGACCTTCCACAAACGGGTACTGTCCAAATCGATAAAGCTACAAGACTTGACCCGTGACTTGTTGCTGAAACAAGGGACATATATAAAACCACCTTATATCTCTGTACCAGACCAAGTTGATTTTGTGGAAAGACAGCAATTTTTAGCTGGATTTTTAGGTAAAAAGCGTCAGATCTCTTCAATAGAAGTAACTCACCTTTATTTAAATGTACAAGGGAATGCGATTGGAAAAGCACTTATATCTGGATTTGCGCAGATTGCTCAAACACCTGAAGTTAAGGAATATATGGTAAGAGGGATGGATATAGCCCATAAACATATTAAGAGTTTTAGTAATTTTTTAATAGAAGAAGACTTACCAGCCCCAATGACTTGGGATTCAGCAATATTAGATTCGACTTCTAAAATTTTTTCAGATAAACTCCTTATGTTTCATATTTCCGCTATGAACGCTTCTGGAATTGGTAACTATGGTATGGCGTTAGCTGCTAGTCCAAGAAGAGATTTAGGATTGAAATATGCGTCATTAATTCCCGAGATATCGTTGTATGCTGAAGATGGAGCTAATCTTATGATTAAATATGGATGGTTAGAAGAACCGCCACAAGCAGATGATCGAGATGAATTAATAAAGAAGTAAAGCAATAAATAACCAGTAGGAAGCAACTCTATTTTTTGCAGTTGCTTCTATTAAATTCCATAAATAAAAATATGCGACCTCGTTACTTCAGTGAAGTTAAGGTTTGTAAGTTTAAAACTATTGATTAAATACCGATAGGGGTAGTAATATAATAAGTTATATTCTCATGAAGGAGGACAAAGCATTGATTAAGAAGTATTGGCAAGTCATTATACCTATTCTCTTAATAGTTGGTTATTTAGGATATCAATTTACGCTAACAACAGGAATTGCACAAATTAGTACAGAAGAATTAGCAACTCTGTTAGATGAAAAGCAAGATGAAGAAATTTTCTTTGTAGACGTTCGTGAAGTTAATGAATTTAATGACGGACATATACAGGGTATGGTTAATGTTCCTCTTAGCCAGTTAGAACAAACTCATCATCAAATACCTACGAACCAACAAGTAGTCATCTTCTGTAGAAGTGGAAATAGAAGTCTTCAAGCTGCTAATCTACTAAAAGATTTAGGATATACCAATCTAACCAATGTTAAAGGTGGCATATTAGCTTGGGAAGGGCATGTTATAAAGTGATAGAATGTAAGTATCTCAAAAGGAGGCAGTCTCTTTTTGAGATACTTACTATGTAATATCATCTACTCCATTATTATATTTTCCAACTATTATGAATTATCTCTTTTAATCCGCATGTAAAAATTTAATGTTACTATAGTAATGTAATGTTTATAGCTTTTGTAGGATGTGGATGTAATGGATGGATTTAAAGATGAATTGGCGATTTTTCTTTTAAATATTTCATTTGTTGGAACGTTATTCTTTATTTATTATAAATATATTGAAGAGAAATATACACAAAATTATAGTTCTGTTTTTATTACGTTTGTATCGGGTATTTCAATTATTTTGTGTATGATTTTTACGATTAATCCTATCGAAGGTTTTATCTTTGATATGAGACATATACCTTTTATTATAGGTGCATTATATGGTGGACGGACTGTTGGATTTATTTTATTAGTCATTTTACTAAGCTTTCGCATTTACATAGGTGGAGTTGGTATTTGGTTTACAGCCTTAGAGTTTTTCTTTATCTATAGTTTTCTATGGTTTTGTATCCCACGTTTTCAAAAATTAACAAACCTGCGACAGAAAATCAAATTGGCAACGAATATTTCATTAATTACTCCAATCATGTTTATCATTGTAGTAGCAGTCTATAATTTAAATTTAACACCACCTTTATTAATAATACTTATCTTTTTACATACTGTACCAGTATTTGGGGTCATTTTCTTCATTAGATTTATTGAAAAAGTACGTGAAGAAAACCTGCTTTTAAAAGAAGTAAAAGAATTAGAAAAAATGAAAATTGTGAGTGAAATAGCAGCTAGTATTTCACACGAGGTTAGAAATCCATTGACGGTTACAAGCGGGTTTCTTCAGCTTTTAAAGGACCCAGATATACCTCCAGAAAAAAGAAGTGAATATGTTGATTATTCACTAAAAGAGCTAAAACGTGCTGAAATCATTATTAATGATTATCTCACATTTGCAAAACCTTCATTAGACAATATCCAACTATTACATATTGAAGATGAGATTGAATATGTAATTAACATCGTGAATCCATATGCAGTGATGAATAACGTAGAGATACTCTTTGAAAAAAATTCAAATGTTGTGATAGCTGGAGAAAGACAAAAGCTTCATCAGTGTTTGATAAATTTAATGAAAAATGGAATTGAAGCGATGCCCGAAGGTGGTAGGTTAGATATAGAATTAATACTCAATGAAAAAACTCGGCAGGCAACCATTTCAATTTCAGATAGTGGTGTTGGCATGGACCAGGAACAACTTGAGCGTTTAGGTACGCCATATTACACGACAAAAGGTTCTAAAGGGACCGGTCTTGGTACGATGGTTGTTTATAGTATCGTTAAGGTTATGCGAGGTCATATTGAAGTGGAAAGTGAAAAAAATAAAGGTACGCGGTTTGTGATTACGTTACCTTGTCCTGAAATCCAAAATTAATGACTGTACTACAATCTGGAAAATCTCCTTATCGTGAGTAATCAATGTGTTATTGCGCAAAATAGTAACTCATCGGGATAATCATTAAGGAGGTTTTTCAACATGCCTAAAGTAGAAGTGTCATGTTCAATCGCAAACTGTTCATTTTATGGTGAAGGAAACGTATGCACTGCTGAAAAAATTATGGTCGAGATTGATAACCATGCAAATTATAATACAGAAATGTCATCAGAGCTAACTGAAAAAAATCACATTGATAAAGTAAATTCTTCAGCAGAAACATGCTGTAAAACATTTAAACCGAAAAATAAATAGCTTTTCGAGTGAGGAGTTGTCGATGAGACAGCTCCTTTTTACTTGGAATTTAGAAATTTTACGAGAACATGATGTAAAAGGGACGTTTTACTTAACTGGTCATGAAATTGAAAATTATTTTAAAGAGGCGATACAAATTGTAGAGGAAGGACATGAAATTGGAAATCATTCCTATTCACACACTCGTATGGTGTTTAAATCTCCATCGTTCATTAAAGACGAGATTGAACCTGGATCTATCATTCTATTGCATGTCATGTTTGAAAGCAGACGAGAATCACTAAATTCCGTCAGTCCAATGATAACAACACTACAAGAGCAAGGATATAGGTTTACAACTGTTTCAGAGTTATTGGGGTATAAATAATAACAAGATTATTCAAAAAGATTAGACACGTTTAACTACACTTTAGTGCTTTAGACTGTCTCAATTTCATTTATATGTTGAGACAGTCTTCAGTTGTTTTTAATCCCAATCATAAAAACAGTAAAAGGTTCCAAAAGTTTTCTTCGCCTCATACATTGCTATGTCTGCTTTATGAATTAATTCTTCAGAAGTCCTTCCGTGTCGACAAGAACAGGAGATACCAATACTAAATGTTGTTATATATTTTGTGTTAAGGGAGGGTATCTGGAATCCTGAAGTAAATGATTCAATAATGTTGGTCACAATCGTGTAAATCTCCTCTTTATCTTCAGTTGATAATAATACAACGAACTCATCTCCTGCTAATCTCGCAGTAAAATGGGATGGGACTGCTTGTGTTATTCGTTGCGAAATCTCTAATAACAATTCATCTCCGGCAATATGTCCGTACGTATCATTTATTATTTTAAAATCATCAATATCAAATAGCATCAAAGT encodes:
- a CDS encoding ATP-binding protein → MDGFKDELAIFLLNISFVGTLFFIYYKYIEEKYTQNYSSVFITFVSGISIILCMIFTINPIEGFIFDMRHIPFIIGALYGGRTVGFILLVILLSFRIYIGGVGIWFTALEFFFIYSFLWFCIPRFQKLTNLRQKIKLATNISLITPIMFIIVVAVYNLNLTPPLLIILIFLHTVPVFGVIFFIRFIEKVREENLLLKEVKELEKMKIVSEIAASISHEVRNPLTVTSGFLQLLKDPDIPPEKRSEYVDYSLKELKRAEIIINDYLTFAKPSLDNIQLLHIEDEIEYVINIVNPYAVMNNVEILFEKNSNVVIAGERQKLHQCLINLMKNGIEAMPEGGRLDIELILNEKTRQATISISDSGVGMDQEQLERLGTPYYTTKGSKGTGLGTMVVYSIVKVMRGHIEVESEKNKGTRFVITLPCPEIQN
- a CDS encoding VOC family protein, whose protein sequence is MAIDVYLTFNGNCREAVEFYSDVFKTEVPQIMIFGDSPPNPEYPLPEEAKNLIMHARLTINGSTVMFSDTFPGTPFVTGNNISLAVVSKNKEDIQSYFDKIKEGGNVGMELQETFWSKCYGQVTDKFGVIWQLNLNTEE
- a CDS encoding ABC transporter permease, which produces MQTGSMIRFIVRRDRIRITTWLIALIAITVITASAFTGLYQSDAERQAIAETMKNPAMIAMVGPGYGLDDYTEGPMMAHQMLLFTAIVVAIMSILLVTRHTREEEEEGRVELVRSLPVGRLANISATIIVLFSINTLLAIMIGFGLFSLQLESMDLAGSLLYGAALGATGFFFTSITSLFAQLSENSRGTIGFSFAVLGGAYLIRAVGDVSNEALSWLSPLGWIVKSEVYVNNYWWPIILTIVFSIILAGIALKLNEIRDVGSGFLAAKPGKKYASPLLQSPIGLAFRLQRTSIISWAIGMFVLGLTYGSVLGDLESFFANNEMLQNMLTPVEGYSLTEQFLTMLMAVISMMCTVPALLFMLKLRSEEKKNRTENLLTRAVSRNKLIGSYLFLSVSFGFVMLFLALLGLWSAGSLVMEEAISFTVIFKAAMIYLPAIWIMTGITVLLIGVFPKLINISWLYLGYSFLVVYLGGLLDFPDWLGMLSPFGHVPQYPVEEISIVKLFIITSIAIALCIVGFTSYKNRDLEG
- a CDS encoding DUF1540 domain-containing protein is translated as MPKVEVSCSIANCSFYGEGNVCTAEKIMVEIDNHANYNTEMSSELTEKNHIDKVNSSAETCCKTFKPKNK
- a CDS encoding polysaccharide deacetylase family protein, with the translated sequence MRQLLFTWNLEILREHDVKGTFYLTGHEIENYFKEAIQIVEEGHEIGNHSYSHTRMVFKSPSFIKDEIEPGSIILLHVMFESRRESLNSVSPMITTLQEQGYRFTTVSELLGYK
- a CDS encoding rhodanese-like domain-containing protein, whose amino-acid sequence is MIKKYWQVIIPILLIVGYLGYQFTLTTGIAQISTEELATLLDEKQDEEIFFVDVREVNEFNDGHIQGMVNVPLSQLEQTHHQIPTNQQVVIFCRSGNRSLQAANLLKDLGYTNLTNVKGGILAWEGHVIK
- a CDS encoding DUF3231 family protein encodes the protein MEDKSSIRLTAAEMSTLWTQYINDTLATCMNTYFLEKVEDEEVRPIIEYTLNEAKENLSLMKEIFTKDNFPIPIGFTEQDVNPEAPKLFSDTFMLVYLRHMSILALAASSAALGLVTRPDVVTFHKRVLSKSIKLQDLTRDLLLKQGTYIKPPYISVPDQVDFVERQQFLAGFLGKKRQISSIEVTHLYLNVQGNAIGKALISGFAQIAQTPEVKEYMVRGMDIAHKHIKSFSNFLIEEDLPAPMTWDSAILDSTSKIFSDKLLMFHISAMNASGIGNYGMALAASPRRDLGLKYASLIPEISLYAEDGANLMIKYGWLEEPPQADDRDELIKK